A genomic stretch from Candidatus Cloacimonas sp. includes:
- a CDS encoding TonB-dependent receptor: protein MKRLQTILLLIFAWMAVALGGTVIQDSLKTYTLPTVYVIVEKPSEAIGSLHTISSEDVKTSLSLREAMQNSVGISATIGTKDESNLRLRGFRKNEIKVMVDGKPLNNGYFGNVDISKLSLLDIAEIQVLKGPASPLFGTNNMGGVINIISKTPPKNYWLELNTIFKRNNTNEVNISSAHSFDTWNYRLGVSREKSDGFMLSEKFTPTHYEDGGVRNNSDKCLYNVSGSLDREFLNFHNAGIDFNYSQMEQKNIPASIYEQRYRQYRDWMRYHIGLWTKMQMSGSSTLNLQLITAGNTDRYLEFNDPAYQNLTLDSKMKNTGLGVHSRLTKTFGDNQKIDFGYNYDFQGNTRKDNDSYQQWTDSVVHIHQAFTQFECTVLPKLSLTTGIGINTRINSDNNNSQPQLEPALGIVYEIIPEGKTSLAIGRNTSHPTMRQLYSARKGNPDLKPQNALKLELSHQQAFYRNKLSFSISAYYNDTKNLIDLSSQGIYENICKVQSQGTEVGLSYSPANIFQTSINYAYLSYRENSDYYLTETPKNSVELCQRFTLPGKIKFLLYSSYRDRRLSQDDSGGYHTLNTYWKHDLLCIFPWKNYELSLGIENLLDEDYQSEYGYPEPGRNFSLALKAKI, encoded by the coding sequence GTGAAACGGCTGCAAACTATCCTGCTGCTTATTTTTGCCTGGATGGCAGTTGCCTTAGGCGGAACGGTAATACAGGATTCCCTGAAGACCTACACTCTTCCTACCGTTTATGTAATAGTGGAAAAGCCCTCAGAGGCAATTGGCTCGTTACATACAATTAGCAGTGAAGATGTAAAAACCTCCCTCTCCTTGAGAGAAGCAATGCAAAATAGCGTTGGCATCAGCGCTACGATTGGCACAAAAGACGAAAGCAATTTACGCTTAAGGGGTTTCAGGAAAAACGAAATTAAAGTGATGGTGGATGGCAAACCTCTAAATAATGGCTATTTCGGCAATGTGGATATCAGCAAACTCTCTTTGCTGGATATTGCAGAAATCCAGGTTTTAAAGGGACCAGCTTCTCCTCTATTCGGTACAAATAATATGGGCGGGGTAATCAATATTATATCCAAAACCCCGCCTAAAAATTACTGGCTGGAACTGAATACAATATTTAAACGCAACAATACCAATGAAGTGAATATCTCTTCAGCGCATAGTTTTGACACCTGGAATTACCGGTTAGGCGTTTCTCGCGAAAAATCGGACGGCTTTATGCTCTCTGAAAAATTTACTCCTACGCATTATGAAGATGGAGGAGTTCGTAATAACAGCGATAAATGCCTGTATAATGTTTCCGGCTCTCTGGACAGAGAATTTTTGAACTTCCATAATGCCGGTATTGACTTCAATTATAGCCAAATGGAACAAAAGAATATTCCTGCCTCTATTTACGAACAGCGCTATCGTCAGTATCGGGATTGGATGCGTTATCATATCGGGTTATGGACAAAAATGCAAATGAGTGGTTCCAGCACTTTAAATCTGCAATTAATTACTGCCGGGAACACCGATCGCTATTTGGAATTCAACGATCCTGCATACCAAAACCTTACTTTAGATTCTAAAATGAAGAATACCGGCTTAGGGGTTCATTCCCGTTTAACGAAAACTTTTGGGGATAATCAAAAAATAGATTTTGGCTATAATTACGATTTTCAGGGCAATACCCGGAAAGATAACGATTCTTACCAACAATGGACGGATTCGGTTGTCCATATACATCAGGCATTTACTCAATTTGAATGCACCGTTTTACCCAAATTATCTTTAACTACAGGAATTGGCATTAATACCAGAATCAATAGTGATAATAACAATTCGCAACCCCAGTTGGAACCCGCTTTAGGAATTGTGTATGAAATAATACCGGAAGGCAAAACCTCTTTAGCCATCGGACGCAATACTTCTCATCCAACTATGCGTCAGCTTTATTCAGCTCGTAAAGGAAATCCCGATTTGAAACCCCAAAATGCTCTGAAACTGGAACTAAGTCATCAACAGGCATTTTACCGAAATAAACTCTCCTTTTCCATTAGCGCCTATTATAATGATACAAAAAACCTGATTGATTTGTCTTCCCAAGGCATCTATGAAAATATCTGCAAAGTTCAATCCCAGGGCACGGAAGTTGGACTAAGCTATTCTCCTGCGAATATTTTTCAGACCAGCATCAATTACGCTTACCTGAGCTACCGGGAAAATAGTGATTATTACTTAACCGAGACACCTAAAAACTCTGTGGAATTATGCCAAAGATTTACCTTACCCGGTAAAATTAAGTTTCTGCTCTATAGTTCTTATAGAGATAGACGGCTTTCTCAAGATGACAGCGGAGGTTACCATACTTTAAATACTTACTGGAAGCACGATTTGCTATGTATCTTCCCCTGGAAAAACTATGAATTATCGCTGGGAATTGAGAACCTGCTGGATGAGGATTACCAAAGTGAATACGGTTATCCGGAACCGGGAAGAAACTTTTCTTTGGCTCTGAAAGCTAAAATATAG
- a CDS encoding polyprenyl synthetase family protein, translating to MLLQKYFETRFELIEKELENALSYETKYAPELKKAIYEAVIPGGKRWRPLLLLSMFEMLTGFKKHRSLPDAVKAAAAIELLHNGALIHDDIPGVMNRTQRRGQPALHIKYGNAIAILAADALYTLSYEIVSEMNNPEQVLEAIRILSNATKSYGMIGGQVVALSSRHKVMKISTLNYIDMKKVGSLLEAAADIACMLSKTDEETHQVMRTYAMNLGIAYQMIEDIEADYSRGSEGLDDEIIPVSKISYTALLGFDKARKTVENMLANSVKMLKPYPNNSVLLEFVAMIKERLP from the coding sequence TTGCTTTTACAGAAGTATTTTGAAACGCGTTTCGAGCTTATAGAAAAAGAACTTGAAAATGCGTTGTCTTATGAGACCAAATATGCCCCAGAGCTTAAAAAAGCAATTTATGAAGCAGTAATTCCCGGCGGCAAAAGATGGCGTCCGTTATTGCTTCTATCTATGTTTGAAATGCTTACGGGTTTTAAAAAACATCGTTCTTTGCCCGATGCCGTAAAAGCTGCAGCAGCAATTGAGCTTTTGCATAATGGAGCGTTAATTCATGATGATATACCCGGTGTGATGAATAGAACTCAGCGCAGAGGTCAGCCCGCGTTGCATATCAAATATGGTAATGCCATAGCTATTTTGGCTGCCGATGCCTTATATACTCTATCTTATGAAATAGTTAGCGAGATGAACAATCCGGAACAGGTGCTGGAAGCAATTCGCATCCTATCAAATGCGACAAAGAGTTATGGAATGATTGGCGGTCAGGTTGTAGCTTTATCCAGCAGGCATAAAGTGATGAAAATCAGCACTTTGAATTATATAGATATGAAGAAAGTTGGTTCTTTGTTAGAGGCAGCAGCCGATATTGCCTGTATGCTAAGTAAAACGGATGAAGAAACACATCAGGTTATGCGAACTTATGCTATGAATTTGGGAATTGCCTATCAAATGATTGAAGATATAGAGGCAGATTATTCTCGTGGCAGTGAGGGTTTGGATGATGAAATTATTCCTGTTTCCAAAATCAGTTACACAGCTCTTTTGGGTTTTGATAAAGCGCGTAAGACGGTGGAAAATATGCTTGCCAATTCCGTTAAAATGCTGAAGCCCTATCCCAATAATTCTGTTCTTCTGGAATTCGTAGCAATGATAAAAGAGAGATTACCCTAA
- a CDS encoding capsular biosynthesis protein, translating into MVDIHTHLLPNIDDGSKSLEDSLKQLSAMAEGGVKRVYLTAHYFRGHYQYTRSEYDEKFNTVVKLVKDAGIDLDLQPGFEIYLQPNILADIKENNLTLGKSSYILLESDLNGLPNDFYNNIFPILRAGYKPILAHAERYVSIMQKPSRAEDLIYRNIYMQTNAGSLLGFYGEKVKDTAWILVNKGWTHFIASDDHTRGKYLAYFEARDKVEEAIDNHTAHLLFYVFPSCIASGESIPYEYVQVYRPHHSHHHHKRNFLKRIFG; encoded by the coding sequence ATGGTTGATATTCATACTCATCTGTTACCAAATATTGATGACGGCTCCAAATCGCTGGAGGATTCTCTTAAGCAACTATCCGCGATGGCTGAAGGAGGAGTTAAAAGAGTATATTTAACGGCTCATTATTTTAGAGGTCACTATCAATATACTCGTTCGGAATATGATGAAAAGTTCAATACTGTGGTGAAGTTAGTTAAAGATGCCGGAATAGACCTTGATTTACAACCTGGTTTTGAGATATATTTACAGCCCAATATCTTGGCAGATATTAAAGAGAATAACCTCACCTTGGGCAAAAGTTCTTACATCCTTTTGGAAAGCGATTTAAACGGATTGCCCAATGATTTTTACAATAATATCTTTCCTATCTTACGAGCTGGATATAAACCTATTCTGGCACATGCAGAACGCTATGTAAGTATTATGCAAAAACCCTCAAGAGCCGAAGACCTGATCTATCGTAATATCTATATGCAAACCAATGCTGGAAGCTTATTAGGATTTTACGGAGAAAAAGTGAAGGACACTGCCTGGATTTTAGTTAACAAGGGCTGGACACATTTTATTGCATCTGACGATCATACCCGCGGCAAATACCTGGCTTATTTTGAAGCCCGGGACAAGGTGGAGGAAGCAATTGATAATCACACTGCGCATTTGCTGTTTTATGTTTTCCCTTCCTGCATTGCCAGCGGAGAAAGCATTCCTTATGAATATGTGCAAGTTTACCGTCCTCATCATTCTCACCATCATCATAAACGCAATTTTCTAAAGAGGATTTTTGGATAA